A region from the Oryzias latipes chromosome 20, ASM223467v1 genome encodes:
- the gjd4 gene encoding gap junction delta-4 protein encodes MVESSTSELLFISVNHSITLMGKLWLIAMVFLRILILLFAGYPLYQDEQERFVCNTIQPGCANVCYDLFSPVSLFRFWLVQLVALCVPYLVFVIYVVHKVANAISVTASGKAFQLLKTHKAPLKKACVNEAAVLVEQPAWTQSFTGAYILQLLFRTLLEAAFGAAHYYLFGFHVPRRFLCHHAPCTTQVDCYISRPTEKTVMLNFMLGLAALCLLLNFLDFVFAVKRSVKQKSRRKMVLEEIFEEERCFLSAGGADAVLQNPEQQSGEGFKSRRITKDPRGERAVGLGLEPSHRDCCSHPDHEIYSVFQEDVLERNGSEVALCPQEPSGTPRSICVNKRSKLKPPPPPRRDTGACRAPAAPVREASAAVSTRTLTQYRLVDLGSTAELQTDKEGQEKKSEWV; translated from the exons ATGGTGGAGTCAAGCACCTCTGAGCTCCTCTTCATATCTGTCAATCACAGCATCACGCTGATGG ggaaGCTCTGGCTTATTGCGATGGTCTTCCTCCgaatcctcatcctcctcttcgcCGGGTACCCACTCTACCAGGACGAGCAGGAGAGGTTCGTGTGTAACACCATCCAGCCTGGCTGCGCCAACGTGTGCTACGACCTTTTCTCCCCCGTCTCGCTCTTCCGCTTCTGGCTGGTGCAGCTGGTGGCCCTGTGCGTCCCGTACCTGGTCTTTGTCATCTACGTGGTTCATAAGGTGGCGAACGCCATCTCTGTGACAGCGTCCGGCAAAGCCTTTCAGCTGCTCAAGACCCACAAGGCGCCGCTGAAGAAGGCGTGCGTGAACGAGGCGGCGGTGCTGGTGGAGCAGCCGGCGTGGACGCAGAGCTTCACTGGTGCTTACATCCTCCAGCTACTGTTCAGGACGCTGCTGGAAGCAGCGTTTGGAGCGGCTCATTACTACCTGTTTGGGTTCCACGTCCCCAGACGCTTTCTGTGCCACCATGCGCCGTGCACCACCCAGGTGGACTGCTACATCTCCAGGCCAACGGAGAAGACGGTCATGCTGAACTTCATGCTCGGCCTGGCGGCGCTGTGTCTCCTTCTCAACTTTTTGGACTTTGTCTTTGCCGTCAAACGCTCAGTGAAGCAGAAGAGCAGGAGGAAGATGGTGCTGGAGGAGATATTTGAGGAGGAGCGCTGCTTCCTCTCAGCTGGAGGAGCTGACGCTGTTCTTCAAAACCCAGAGCAGCAATCTGGTGAAGGTTTTAAGAGCAGGCGCATCACTAAGGACCCACGCGGAGAAAGAGCTGTCGGTTTGGGTCTGGAACCGTCACACCGGGACTGCTGCTCCCATCCAGACCACGAAATCTATTCCGTTTTTCAGGAAGATGTTTTGGAGAGGAATGGCAGTGAGGTGGCGCTGTGTCCCCAGGAGCCCTCAGGCACACCGAGGTCCATTTGCGTCAACAAGCGCAGTAAACtcaaacctccacctcctccaagaCGGGACACGGGGGCCTGTAGAGCCCCTGCAGCTCCGGTTCGGGAGGCTTCTGCTGCTGTTAGTACCAGGACCCTGACCCAGTACAGGCTGGTGGACCTGGGCAGCACCGCGGAGCTGCAGACCGATAAAGAGGGACAGGAGAAAAAGTCCGAGTGGGTGTGA
- the fzd8 gene encoding frizzled-8, whose protein sequence is MRHSSSGGRNDMDMFGIYLLLSIALLPRSSCTTAKEITCQGIAVPLCKGIGYNYTYMPNQFNHDTQDEAGLEVHQFWPLVEIQCSPDLKFFLCSMYTPICLEDYKKPLPPCRSVCERARAGCAPLMRQYGFPWPDRMRCDLLPVQGNPDTLCMDYNRNDSTTASPVLSKPTNHPGRSPKSKPGRAGAPGKYKPPAAPCEPGCRCLEPMVAVTTERHPLYNRVKTGQVTNCAMPCHNPYFTHDERAFTAFWIGLWSVLCFVSTFATVATFLIDMERFKYPERPIIFLSACYMFVSVGYIVRLIAGHEKVACNRDFDVEHIHYETTGPALCTIVFLLIYFFGMASSIWWVILSLTWFLAAGMKWGNEAIASYAQHFHLAAWLIPSMKSIAVLALSSVDGDSVAGICYVGNQNLDNLRGFVLAPLVIYLFIGTMFLLAGFVSLFRIRSVIKQGGTKTDKLEKLMIRIGIFTVLYTVPATVIVACYFYEQHNRQDWEMTHNCSSCLMERERARSGPDYAVFMLKYFMCLLVGITSGVWIWSGKTLDSWRTFCTRCCWGSKGTGGSMYSDASTGLTWRSGTASSVSCRKQMPLSQV, encoded by the coding sequence AtgcgccacagcagcagcggagGGAGGAACGACATGGACATGTTTGGGATTTACCTCCTCCTCTCCATCGCTCTCCTTCCCCGCTCCAGCTGTACCACAGCCAAGGAGATCACCTGCCAGGGAATCGCCGTGCCTCTGTGCAAGGGCATCGGCTACAACTACACCTACATGCCCAACCAGTTCAACCACGATACGCAGGACGAGGCGGGCCTGGAAGTGCACCAGTTCTGGCCCCTGGTTGAGATCCAGTGCTCTCCAGACTTGAAGTTCTTCCTGTGCAGCATGTACACCCCGATCTGCCTGGAGGACTACAAGAAGCCCCTGCCGCCGTGCCGGAGCGTGTGCGAGAGAGCGCGCGCCGGCTGCGCGCCGCTCATGAGGCAGTACGGGTTCCCGTGGCCGGACAGGATGAGGTGCGACCTGCTGCCCGTGCAGGGCAACCCGGACACTCTGTGCATGGACTACAACCGAAACGACTCCACCACGGCGTCACCCGTGCTGTCCAAACCCACCAACCACCCCGGGAGGAGCCCGAAAAGCAAACCCGGGAGAGCCGGTGCGCCGGGAAAGTACAAGCCGCCTGCCGCGCCGTGCGAGCCCGGATGTCGGTGTCTGGAGCCCATGGTGGCGGTGACCACGGAGCGCCACCCGCTTTACAACCGGGTGAAGACCGGGCAGGTCACCAACTGCGCTATGCCGTGCCACAACCCCTACTTTACGCACGACGAGCGCGCCTTCACTGCGTTTTGGATCGGACTGTGGTCCGTCCTGTGCTTCGTGTCCACCTTCGCCACGGTCGCCACGTTCCTCATCGACATGGAGCGCTTCAAGTACCCGGAGAGGCCCATCATCTTCCTGTCCGCCTGTTACATGTTCGTGTCCGTGGGCTACATCGTCAGGCTGATCGCTGGACACGAGAAAGTGGCGTGCAACCGTGACTTTGATGTGGAGCACATCCACTACGAGACCACCGGTCCCGCGCTGTGCACCAtcgtcttcctcctcatctACTTCTTCGGCATGGCCAGCTCCATCTGGTGGGTCATCCTGTCACTCACCTGGTTCCTGGCGGCGGGGATGAAGTGGGGCAACGAGGCGATCGCCAGCTACGCGCAGCACTTCCACCTGGCCGCGTGGCTCATCCCGAGCATGAAGTCCATCGCGGTGCTGGCGCTCAGCTCCGTGGACGGGGACTCCGTGGCCGGCATCTGCTACGTGGGGAACCAGAACCTGGACAACCTGCGCGGCTTCGTCCTCGCGCCTCTGGTCATCTATTTATTCATCGGAACCATGTTCCTCCTGGCCGGATTCGTGTCGCTCTTTAGGATCCGCAGCGTCATCAAGCAGGGCGGCACCAAAACCGACAAACTGGAGAAGCTGATGATCCGGATCGGGATTTTCACGGTGCTCTACACCGTCCCGGCCACCGTCATTGTGGCGTGTTACTTTTACGAGCAGCACAACCGGCAGGATTGGGAGATGACGCACAACTGCTCCAGCTGCCTAATGGAGCGCGAGCGCGCGCGCAGCGGGCCGGACTACGCCGTCTTCATGCTCAAGTACTTCATGTGCCTTCTGGTGGGCATCACGTCCGGAGTGTGGATCTGGTCCGGGAAGACCCTGGACTCGTGGAGGACTTTCTGCACGCGCTGCTGCTGGGGCAGCAAGGGCACCGGCGGCTCCATGTACAGCGACGCCAGCACCGGGCTGACGTGGAGGTCGGGCACGGCCAGCTCCGTGTCCTGCCGCAAACAGATGCCCCTGTCACAGGTCTGA